The Rhizophagus irregularis chromosome 31, complete sequence genome includes the window CTTTTCCACATTTTAAGATGAAAGGAACACCTTCCCAACGTTCATTATTGACCCATAATGTACATGCCGCAAAAGTAGGACATGTGCTGCCAGAAGGAACAGTTTTATCCTCCAGATATCCGATTTTGCTATCATCATCTTCCGATCTTGTATACTGACCAAGAATAGAATCTTCAAGTTTTACAGGAGGGATACAACGTAACACGCGAACCTATTTCAAGTCACGTGAAAGCATTAACTTAAAgggtaaaaaacaaaaatactgCGATTATAGCGATTATAGCGATTATAAACCTTTTCGTCACGGACATCTTCAGCGCTTAATGATAGAGGTCGTTCCATAGCAAAAATACTCAATATTTGTAAGAGATCTATTAATCAATTGCATACTTGAATGAGCTTAAAAAGTTACATGATAATACATCGTTGcagaaaatcaataaaatcaattcgTATTTCGTGAGTAGACTACAACACACGCTAAAACATATTTTGAATAAGTTTATTACGCACGGTTTTGCATTACATCACGGATAATACCGAATTCATCGAAGTAACCGCCTCGACCTTCGGTTCCGATCTTTTCTTTGAAAGTAATCTGGACGTTAGCAATGCTTTGACGATTCCAGATAGCCCCAAAGAAAACATTTGCGAAGCGAATGATCAAGAGATTTTTAACCATTTCTTTACCAAGATAATGGTCAATACGATATGTCTGTCACGTGCGTGAAAATCGATTATCTCAGATTAATTTCATTGTGCAACGTTCACGCATTGCAAagattgaaaatataattacctCCTCCTCTTTCCATAAGGGAGCCAAAGCCCTACCCAATTCACGAGAACTTTCCAAATCCATTCCAAAAGGTTTTTCGACAATCAAGCGATTAATACCTTTTTTAGAGTAAACATTTTTCTTAAGTCCTTTCGCTACAGGAACAAAAACGCTAGGAGGCAGAGCCATATAGAAAACTCGATTTCTTTCTTCATGTATATTAAGGCTTTCAGCTTTTTCAACAGCTTTATccaatttttgataatcttcATCTTTGTCGTATTGACCAGAAACATAAGTACAAAGTTTTAAGAATTCAGAGAGCTGGTTTTTAATTTCGTCATTGAGAATTTTCATGTGTCCAGTAATACGTGCATGAAATTCCGTAGAGTTCAATTTCGTTCTGGAATAACCGATAATACTGGTCCCTTCCGGAAGGAATCCATTGCGATAGAGACCAAATAATGCCGGATAAGTTTTCTTTTTCGCAAGATCACCAGAAGCACCAAGCACtgacataaattatataaattatagtttatacgtataatttttgttaatttcaatttcaacCTACCAATGATTGTAGTAGTACCACTTAATTTACTATCagccattatttttttttttaaaaaaaaaaggttcgcAAGATCTTAATggatatttataaagaataattaaataaaataatttctcacgctacttaataaaaatggtttcacaaattttaaaaaatttaaatttaataaatatgaagtaATTTCCGTGTTTCAAGTTCCTGCAACTATTTCTAAACggattaaaaatgtaaaattttatgtgCATGTGACTTGACTTTTAATAATCTGTCAAACATATCATTTGTAATCACTGTTTATGAATGATAAGTCACGTGGTAGTCTCAAAGATTGATTTTAAAGGATGATCTGAATCATCTGAATCATCTGAATCTATTTCTTTGATAAGAAATAATGAACAAGCCACCACGAGGAAAACGAGGTGCCATATTAaagttctcttttttttttttaaaaggacCATTGTTTATAACTTAGTTTAGCATTCTCTTACAGTCGCAAGTCGTCCAAATTCTGCAAGATTTGCGTCACAATATGGACCTCCGGATAAAGTCACTGGTAAGAACTAGAATtgaaataaaactaaattctgaatttttaatgtttgttTAAccctttattaataattattagaaatgGGATTATTTCTTCACGCATGCGAGGGTGATATGGTATGCAAATCAGTCAACACCAAAATTCCATATTTTAATGCTCCAATCTACTTAGAAAACAAGAATCAGATCGGAAAAGTCGATGAGATCCTTGGACCGATGAATGAAGTATACTTTACAGTCAAATTGGACAAAGGCATAGTTGCAACTTCTTTTAAGCCAAATGATAAAGTATATATTGGTGAAGATAGGTTATTGCCTTTAGAGAGATTTTTGCCCAAACCTCCTGCTccaaaaaaaggtaaaattatgaactattttaaatatgaataatggcttttataatttttaatttcgtttttaattttaatagttacGAAGAAGACACCTGCTGGACGTGGTcggtattataattttatttatttaataaataaattttaattaacttttttataattaattttatagctAGAGGTAGGGGAGGATATCAAAGAGGCGGACGTGGAGGTGGACGCGGAGTTGGAGGCTTCAGAGGTGGTCGTGGCGGTCGTGGCGGTAATCGTGTTGGAGGGCGCGGCGGAATGGGTGGACGTcgattctaaaaaaaaaaaattgtaaacatTATCTTTTATCTTTACTTATTTAAGGATTGAAAGTTAAAACAGGTCTTAAAATCAAAACGTATTTTCAATCATCAATCAATAAACTTTGTCAAGTAaagatctaattttttaaaaatgatttgcaAGCCAACTTAAATAAAAGGAAATCGGTAGTGTAACCCAATTGTTTATTAAGCTAATAAAGCTGGCTTATCTCATAGCTATGTAACCAGCAGCCCATGTTTCAACCTTAAATACAACTTAGTATGTTAAGGATCTTTTACGCGATTAAATATTCagcttttctttaaaaaaatagaatatagGCGAATGAATTGCCTCCAGCAATGGAAAAAATACACTTTACAACGAAAGCatctaattatattaaagaaaaagtttttacCTCAATAGTTACTAAGAAGACagaattagaaattaatgaggaagtaaaagaagaaataaatgaGCTTTATGTGGACACTCAAACTTCAATATCTTTTCAGGAACATAATGCTGCTGAAGTAGATACTTTAATTGGTTTACAAAATTGTATCTTGATACCATCATATGCCTCTCGCGTGGTAAACGAAAATGGATATTCTGAGTGGCTGGTGCGAGTTCATGGCTGGGCCTATGGGACCAGTCAAAGCCGCAAAAAGAAGTTAGTATTGGGAATGGCGAGACGCGTTGCAGGATTGaataaagatgatgaaaaaagcAAGTTATTAGAGGATAGGATTTCTatgtttttaacaaaaaatctcCGAAATCAACGGTACAAAGTGCAAATAGTCAGTTTGGCCCATCCATCACATATGGAGCTAGATGAAGACCCCGATAAGGTTGATACTAATGTTGATGATGACGACGACTGTGACGACGACAACGACGATGATGACACAAGTAGCAATTTGTCTGAAAATACTGGGAATTCTACATTAACGAATTGTCAGGATCTTCATCCATCAATTTCTATCACAAGTAATACGGgacattttcataatattattagaattccAGTAGAAATTGTTGACGAATGGGTGATCAAAGCTCAAAAAGAAGGAAACGGAGATGGGAATCACGTGAGATTATTGAAATTAGAAGCTTTACCGGAAAGTGAAGGAAGAAGACATGGTATGTATTTcgatatgtatttatatattctgTTATATTAATCGGTTAGATTTACATCTTTAGCTCGGCCATCATATGGGACCGTAAGTTTAATTGAAGATGAAGGGATCTCTGTCATATCAGTACgtcaattattaaagaaattctcAATTTCACATATACTATactgataataaatttctgaTTTTAAAGGATATTGATGATACAATAAAACTTACAGGCGTATCAAGTGGTCCACGTATCGCTCTctcaaatacatttttatacgAGTTATGcgaagtatataataataataatattattattaatttttataacgtaattttaagtttatttcattttttttttattaaactaggTTCCTGGGATGGCAGATGTGTATATGGACTGGGTTAGTATACGGATAG containing:
- a CDS encoding H/ACA snoRNP pseudouridylase subunit — encoded protein: MNKPPRGKRVASRPNSARFASQYGPPDKVTEMGLFLHACEGDMVCKSVNTKIPYFNAPIYLENKNQIGKVDEILGPMNEVYFTVKLDKGIVATSFKPNDKVYIGEDRLLPLERFLPKPPAPKKVTKKTPAGRARGRGGYQRGGRGGGRGVGGFRGGRGGRGGNRVGGRGGMGGRRF